The Desulfocurvibacter africanus subsp. africanus DSM 2603 genome has a segment encoding these proteins:
- the pilM gene encoding pilus assembly protein PilM yields the protein MTNLKEINSTERLLKVIRNSGPAPQGMSQLGSKSEAAGRTGFARRIMDDVRDLSSRFALRSASAVGVEVEDGELRMVKMTAKAGTRQVAAVCRVALPSDMTQESQRYPAFLREQLCRHCGSARGLAVWTTIPSDKVDVWNLKVPALSGAELANAVYWTAKKERSFAEEQSIFDFEVQGEAGEPGKLLVTAYSAPKATVERLRETFAKAGYPLAGIAIPAFALQNYIRSGCLDDQAECIAIVDINTRFTRIDIVRQGRLLLSRVITAGLGSIMEEIAQGYAEQARANDSHFKAPPLNMQQAEQIFFRGLGIVQEPKPEVVGSELTSQEALELAAPAVQRLSRQVERTFDHSLRIMGNPQATRLLVKGTAGLHQGVMDILSGHLGLPPEVLDPFASRCRLMPTAAQRRATDKPALAIAWGLALASDRWTPNLLNTFAGRESARRRKRMEGLATAACVLGMLVAGGFYTLERMERFGLAQEVRALETRFAAAEQGLSRNEMLSLASEISRQRNEHRDVQRKLLPAAAVGELIASVPPGVALLGLRLEPGRDTEGKPQEGVVAVTLEGLAQGDPAARESALAVYLLNLQGSSLLRETTLRRRDAGSMEEAALRFTIATAL from the coding sequence ATGACTAATCTAAAAGAAATCAACTCAACGGAACGGCTGCTCAAGGTCATTCGTAATTCCGGGCCGGCGCCGCAGGGCATGTCTCAGCTAGGTTCCAAGTCCGAAGCCGCTGGCCGGACAGGATTCGCGCGGCGAATCATGGATGACGTGCGAGATCTTTCAAGTCGCTTTGCGCTGCGTTCCGCCTCGGCAGTGGGTGTGGAGGTCGAGGACGGCGAGCTGCGCATGGTTAAGATGACAGCCAAAGCCGGCACACGACAGGTCGCCGCCGTGTGCAGAGTGGCGCTGCCGTCGGATATGACCCAGGAAAGCCAGCGTTATCCGGCCTTTCTGCGCGAGCAACTCTGCAGGCATTGCGGTTCCGCGCGCGGGCTTGCCGTATGGACAACCATACCCTCGGACAAGGTTGATGTATGGAACCTCAAGGTTCCGGCGTTGTCCGGCGCGGAGCTGGCCAATGCGGTCTACTGGACGGCCAAGAAGGAACGCTCCTTCGCCGAGGAGCAATCCATTTTCGATTTCGAGGTTCAGGGCGAGGCTGGTGAGCCCGGCAAGTTGCTGGTCACGGCCTATTCGGCCCCCAAGGCCACGGTGGAACGCCTGCGCGAAACATTCGCCAAGGCCGGCTATCCCCTGGCCGGCATCGCCATCCCGGCCTTCGCTCTGCAGAATTACATCCGCTCGGGCTGTCTGGATGATCAAGCCGAGTGCATCGCCATTGTCGACATCAATACCCGCTTTACGCGTATCGACATCGTGCGCCAGGGCAGGCTCCTGCTCAGTCGGGTCATCACCGCAGGCCTGGGCAGCATCATGGAAGAGATCGCCCAGGGCTATGCCGAGCAAGCCAGGGCCAACGACAGCCACTTCAAGGCTCCGCCCCTGAACATGCAGCAAGCCGAGCAGATTTTTTTCCGCGGACTCGGGATTGTGCAAGAGCCGAAACCTGAAGTAGTCGGCAGCGAGCTCACGTCCCAGGAGGCCTTGGAATTGGCCGCTCCTGCAGTGCAGCGGCTGTCGCGCCAAGTGGAACGCACCTTCGACCATTCCCTGCGCATCATGGGCAACCCCCAGGCCACCCGGCTCCTGGTCAAAGGCACGGCAGGCCTGCATCAAGGTGTCATGGACATCCTGTCCGGTCATCTCGGGCTGCCCCCGGAAGTCCTGGACCCATTTGCCAGCCGTTGCCGGCTCATGCCCACGGCCGCCCAGCGGCGTGCCACTGATAAACCTGCCTTGGCCATAGCCTGGGGCCTGGCTCTGGCCAGTGACCGCTGGACGCCCAACCTGCTGAACACCTTCGCCGGCCGGGAGAGCGCCAGGAGGCGGAAGCGCATGGAGGGCCTGGCCACAGCCGCCTGTGTGCTGGGCATGCTGGTCGCCGGCGGATTCTACACCCTGGAGCGCATGGAGCGTTTCGGGCTGGCCCAGGAGGTTCGCGCGCTGGAAACAAGATTTGCGGCCGCCGAGCAGGGGCTATCCCGGAACGAGATGCTGAGCTTGGCCAGCGAGATCAGCCGGCAGCGCAATGAGCACCGGGACGTCCAGCGCAAGCTTTTGCCGGCTGCGGCCGTGGGCGAACTGATCGCTTCCGTGCCGCCTGGCGTAGCCTTGCTGGGGCTGCGCCTGGAGCCCGGCCGGGATACGGAAGGCAAGCCTCAGGAGGGCGTCGTTGCAGTGACCCTGGAGGGCTTGGCGCAGGGCGACCCGGCGGCCAGGGAATCGGCTTTGGCCGTCTATCTGTTGAATCTGCAGGGCTCGTCTCTGTTGCGCGAGACGACTCTTCGCCGCCGGGATGCCGGATCGATGGAGGAGGCCGCTCTGCGTTTCACGATCGCAACCGCCCTATAG